From Solidesulfovibrio carbinoliphilus subsp. oakridgensis, the proteins below share one genomic window:
- a CDS encoding DUF2971 domain-containing protein, whose amino-acid sequence MTPQVLYKFMGSDRANFFSSEKKQALNLASIRSLNDPFEFSNSCSAFRLMNAKQANRQDSDEASPRKEDVRKKIDTCLNKLGLPPIKGELVNPQIQYHYLDGRGGVNSPQKLIDDILKKRDVGVLSMSADRNDDDPIIENPLMWAHYCKSFSGFAIALDPRDDFFSAKKEPDLCVLKKVDYQPSMPLLEDLPQLTENEIILKAGTVKSHHWAYENEWRLITTGNDGLHITDKARLKKLPITAIKGIYLGIKSNEYADNAIKFCKDYEIPIYSMQIRKDNWGINFLNI is encoded by the coding sequence ATGACTCCTCAAGTATTGTATAAATTTATGGGTTCAGATCGCGCAAATTTTTTTTCTTCAGAAAAAAAACAAGCCCTTAATCTAGCCTCTATCAGATCATTAAATGACCCATTTGAGTTCTCAAATTCTTGTAGCGCTTTTAGATTAATGAATGCCAAACAAGCGAATCGACAAGATTCAGATGAAGCCTCCCCCCGTAAAGAAGACGTTCGAAAGAAGATAGATACATGCCTAAACAAGCTTGGCCTGCCACCTATAAAAGGAGAATTAGTTAACCCCCAAATTCAATATCATTATTTAGACGGAAGAGGTGGCGTCAATAGCCCGCAAAAACTCATTGATGATATCCTGAAGAAACGAGATGTTGGCGTATTAAGCATGAGTGCAGATAGAAACGATGACGACCCAATCATAGAAAACCCGTTAATGTGGGCACATTATTGCAAATCGTTTAGCGGCTTTGCCATAGCGCTTGACCCTAGGGACGATTTCTTCTCAGCAAAAAAAGAACCTGATCTTTGCGTATTAAAAAAAGTAGATTATCAGCCCAGCATGCCCTTATTGGAAGACTTACCACAGCTCACTGAAAATGAGATAATTCTGAAAGCTGGAACAGTAAAAAGCCATCATTGGGCCTATGAAAACGAATGGAGACTTATCACAACTGGAAATGATGGATTACACATAACAGACAAAGCTCGCTTAAAAAAACTCCCCATCACTGCTATAAAAGGAATATATCTTGGGATAAAAAGCAATGAATATGCCGACAATGCAATCAAATTCTGCAAAGATTACGAGATTCCTATTTATTCTATGCAGATCAGAAAAGATAATTGGGGGATAAATTTTCTAAACATCTAA
- a CDS encoding DEAD/DEAH box helicase family protein — MVDFSKKLGEKDVECFVEPISLYNSLDRASDKGPLRPAQSFVLEKWHSQRRNDKDTIIKLHTGQGKTLIGLLILQSKLNEKKGPAVYLCPNNFLVGQTCEQAKQFGIRYVTAPDDLPHDFLEGDAILISTIQKLFNGLSKFGVGPSGVAVSSIVIDDAHACIEAVRKACTLKIGKDDQAYAELKNLFSEELRDQGIGTFAEIESGLGESFLSVPYWAWSDKISEVVGIISRRKDSKSIKFAWPILKNNFENCQCIIAGDSLEIAPYLAPLHMFPSYFGALHRVFMSATIADDSFLIKGLNVDSGTVLNPLTYDFEKWSGEKMVLVPNLIHESLNRERMVEMFAKPDSNRKFGIVALTPAFSRTKDWSGYHSIVAETGTIDNEVKKLRNGNFVNTLVVANRYDGIDLPDNSCRILIIDSKPFSENLDEKYEEDCRSDSDITNKRIARSIEQGMGRSVRGEKDYCVVVLIDPGLVKFIRLKSTRKHISPQTNKQIEIGIQIAQMAQEEIVGGKAPVDALVELINQSLRRDTGWKTFYAKSMDQIVLLSVDSITVDILKKELSAETKYLNGRVLDAAAEIQSLIDAHIKNNVDIGWYLQIIARYLYKDSKIESNKCQGAAHSKNRYLLKPRTGMCVEKICVVSQKRVENIVKWLRAFANYDEMSICIDDILDKIRFGVKADKFEGAFNDLSFALGFAGQRPDKEWKEGPDNLWGLKEGMFLVVECKSEVSLDRADINKDETDQMNKSCAWFAKNYPSAQSVNIMIIPPVRISRSAAFMHEVRIMNDHLLKLFRTNVRGFFTELKQYDLLDLSESKIQEMINTHNLSVDDFLTTYSKPYKLFPSR, encoded by the coding sequence ATGGTCGACTTTAGTAAAAAACTCGGCGAGAAAGATGTTGAGTGCTTTGTTGAGCCAATAAGTTTGTATAATAGCTTGGATAGAGCCAGTGATAAGGGACCGTTACGACCGGCCCAGTCGTTTGTTTTAGAAAAGTGGCATTCACAAAGAAGAAATGATAAAGATACGATAATCAAATTGCACACAGGACAAGGAAAAACTTTAATTGGTCTTTTGATTTTGCAATCGAAGCTTAACGAAAAAAAAGGACCAGCTGTCTACCTCTGTCCAAATAATTTTCTTGTTGGACAAACATGCGAACAAGCTAAGCAGTTTGGTATTAGATATGTCACTGCTCCCGACGATTTGCCTCATGATTTCTTGGAAGGTGACGCTATATTGATTTCAACTATTCAAAAGTTATTTAATGGGTTGTCTAAGTTTGGAGTTGGGCCTTCTGGAGTTGCAGTTTCAAGTATAGTTATAGATGACGCGCATGCATGTATTGAAGCTGTTCGTAAGGCCTGTACTCTAAAAATTGGTAAAGATGACCAGGCATATGCTGAGTTAAAAAATTTATTTTCTGAAGAACTTCGAGATCAAGGAATTGGAACTTTTGCTGAGATTGAATCTGGTTTGGGCGAATCATTTTTGAGCGTCCCTTACTGGGCATGGTCCGATAAAATATCTGAAGTTGTTGGAATAATATCTAGACGAAAAGATTCCAAATCTATTAAATTCGCATGGCCAATCTTGAAAAATAATTTCGAAAATTGTCAGTGTATAATTGCTGGTGATTCATTGGAGATTGCTCCCTATCTTGCTCCGCTGCATATGTTTCCTTCTTATTTTGGGGCTTTGCATCGGGTTTTTATGTCTGCAACTATTGCTGACGATTCATTTCTAATTAAAGGACTTAATGTTGATTCAGGGACGGTTTTAAATCCTTTGACATATGACTTTGAAAAGTGGTCTGGAGAAAAGATGGTTTTGGTTCCGAACCTTATTCACGAGTCATTGAATAGGGAACGAATGGTTGAAATGTTCGCAAAGCCAGACAGTAATCGGAAGTTTGGCATAGTGGCGCTAACTCCTGCTTTTAGTAGGACAAAAGATTGGAGTGGTTATCATTCTATTGTTGCTGAAACTGGCACAATAGATAACGAAGTTAAAAAATTGCGAAATGGTAATTTTGTAAATACATTAGTAGTAGCTAATAGATACGATGGCATTGACTTGCCAGACAATTCATGTCGAATTTTGATTATTGATTCAAAGCCATTTTCTGAAAATTTAGATGAAAAATATGAAGAAGATTGTAGGTCTGATAGCGATATTACAAATAAGCGGATTGCTAGATCGATTGAGCAGGGAATGGGAAGGAGTGTTAGGGGGGAAAAAGATTATTGCGTTGTTGTTCTTATCGATCCTGGGTTGGTTAAATTTATTCGTCTAAAATCTACGAGGAAACACATATCTCCGCAGACTAACAAGCAAATAGAAATAGGAATCCAGATTGCTCAAATGGCTCAAGAGGAAATTGTTGGAGGTAAAGCCCCTGTTGATGCGCTTGTTGAATTGATCAACCAATCTCTTCGTCGTGACACAGGTTGGAAAACATTTTATGCTAAAAGTATGGATCAAATTGTACTTTTGAGCGTTGACTCAATTACTGTTGATATTTTAAAAAAAGAGTTGAGTGCAGAGACCAAATATTTAAATGGTCGTGTTCTTGATGCTGCTGCTGAAATTCAATCTTTAATAGATGCGCATATTAAAAATAATGTTGACATCGGTTGGTATCTGCAAATTATCGCACGGTATTTGTATAAAGATAGTAAAATTGAATCGAACAAATGTCAGGGCGCTGCTCATTCAAAAAATAGATACTTACTAAAGCCTAGGACTGGAATGTGTGTAGAGAAGATATGCGTTGTGAGTCAAAAAAGAGTTGAAAATATTGTTAAATGGCTTAGAGCGTTTGCGAATTATGATGAAATGTCCATCTGTATTGATGATATCTTGGATAAGATCAGGTTTGGGGTGAAAGCTGATAAATTTGAAGGAGCATTTAATGATCTTTCTTTCGCGCTTGGATTTGCAGGGCAAAGGCCAGATAAAGAGTGGAAAGAAGGTCCTGATAACTTGTGGGGTCTTAAGGAGGGTATGTTTTTGGTTGTTGAATGTAAAAGTGAAGTTTCGTTAGACAGAGCAGATATAAACAAAGACGAAACGGACCAGATGAATAAATCGTGCGCTTGGTTTGCTAAAAACTACCCTTCTGCCCAGTCTGTAAATATCATGATAATCCCACCTGTGAGAATTAGTAGGTCTGCTGCTTTTATGCATGAAGTAAGGATAATGAATGATCATTTGCTAAAACTATTTAGGACCAATGTAAGGGGTTTTTTTACTGAATTAAAACAATACGACCTTCTCGATTTGTCTGAAAGCAAAATCCAAGAAATGATTAATACCCACAATCTTTCTGTTGATGATTTTTTGACTACTTATTCTAAGCCGTATAAATTATTCCCCAGTAGGTGA
- the istA gene encoding IS21 family transposase, giving the protein MYEYRHALVRMRLGESDRQITKTGLMGRRKLAHVRLTAESQGWLNPAASLPTDAALSSFFAGRATNQPSTSSIIPFQDDVRDWVKQGIAGCTIHQALIRKYGFTGAYSSVRRFIAKIKEVTPVATVMLDFAPGDAVQVDFGAGPEITDAFTGEVIKTHFFVMTLAWSRHQYAEIVRDQKIETWLGCHRRAFEFFGGVPARVIIDNPKCAITKACYHDPEVQRSYAAFAEGCDFLVSPCPPRDPQKKGRVESGVKYIKNNFMPLRDFRSLRDANEQLRDWVMGIAGNRIHGTTKEQPLALFAETEKHILRPLPDVPLELAVWAKVKLHGNCHVEFRRCYYSAPHRLVRQTLWLRATETTVQIFHDNELVAIHSRLSRPGSKATVQEHQPPEAQAYIMHDPQWCLAQAEKVGLACRECIDALFAHKVLDNLRAAQGTLQLKKKYGAKRLEAACRRAMDHHDPRYNTVKRILEKGLDVLPRPVFHEEVKEVYRGKSKYCRELRGILQ; this is encoded by the coding sequence ATGTACGAGTATCGTCATGCCCTTGTTCGGATGCGCCTTGGCGAGTCCGACAGGCAGATCACAAAGACCGGACTGATGGGGCGCAGAAAACTGGCCCACGTCCGTCTGACCGCCGAGTCGCAGGGCTGGCTCAATCCTGCGGCGTCCTTACCCACTGACGCGGCCTTGTCATCGTTCTTTGCAGGCCGGGCAACGAATCAGCCGTCCACATCCAGCATCATCCCCTTCCAAGACGACGTCCGGGACTGGGTCAAACAGGGCATCGCCGGCTGTACTATTCACCAAGCCCTGATTCGCAAGTACGGTTTCACGGGCGCGTATTCCAGCGTCAGGCGCTTCATCGCCAAGATAAAGGAAGTCACTCCGGTGGCTACTGTGATGCTGGATTTTGCTCCAGGCGATGCGGTGCAGGTGGATTTTGGTGCCGGCCCCGAGATTACTGACGCTTTTACGGGTGAAGTTATCAAGACGCATTTCTTCGTGATGACACTGGCTTGGAGCCGACATCAGTACGCGGAGATCGTGCGTGACCAAAAGATCGAGACTTGGCTTGGCTGTCACCGCCGGGCCTTCGAGTTTTTCGGCGGCGTCCCGGCCAGGGTCATCATCGACAATCCCAAATGCGCCATCACCAAGGCCTGCTACCACGATCCCGAGGTGCAGCGATCCTATGCCGCCTTCGCCGAGGGTTGCGACTTTCTGGTTTCACCTTGCCCACCACGCGATCCACAGAAAAAAGGCCGAGTGGAATCCGGCGTCAAGTATATCAAGAACAACTTCATGCCGTTACGTGACTTCCGCAGCCTGCGGGATGCCAATGAGCAGTTGCGAGACTGGGTCATGGGAATAGCTGGCAACCGCATCCATGGGACCACCAAGGAGCAACCCTTGGCGCTGTTTGCCGAGACGGAAAAGCACATTCTACGCCCTCTGCCGGACGTGCCGTTGGAGCTGGCCGTCTGGGCCAAGGTGAAGCTGCACGGCAACTGCCACGTTGAGTTCCGCCGCTGCTACTACTCCGCTCCGCACCGTCTGGTGCGTCAAACCCTATGGCTGCGCGCCACGGAAACAACCGTCCAGATCTTCCACGACAACGAACTGGTCGCCATCCACTCTCGGCTGTCACGGCCGGGGAGCAAAGCCACTGTCCAGGAGCATCAGCCGCCTGAAGCCCAAGCCTACATCATGCACGATCCGCAATGGTGTCTGGCCCAGGCTGAGAAGGTCGGCCTGGCCTGTCGGGAATGCATCGACGCGCTGTTTGCCCACAAGGTCCTGGACAATCTCCGGGCCGCCCAAGGAACACTCCAGCTCAAGAAGAAGTATGGAGCTAAACGCCTGGAAGCCGCCTGCCGCCGCGCCATGGACCATCACGATCCCCGCTACAACACCGTCAAACGTATCCTGGAAAAAGGCCTGGATGTCCTGCCGCGTCCCGTTTTCCATGAGGAGGTGAAAGAGGTCTACAGAGGAAAGTCGAAATATTGCCGTGAATTGCGAGGAATACTACAATGA
- the istB gene encoding IS21-like element helper ATPase IstB produces the protein MNPMPALEPALKQLRLSGILDSMEVRNKQAIEDGLSHVEFLAMLIQDEVARREQKKFSLRVRRAGFRSEKTLESFDFSYNPSVNKALILDLATCRFLEEKAPVLIVGPCGTGKSHTAQALGHAAARNGYEVLFTPIGKLLGMLQAAKATNTYDRKLSTLAKTDLLIIDDFGLKPFKSSEDEDFHDLIAERYERCATVITSNLDFAEWGEAFNNKLLGAATLDRIRHGAYKVILEGRSYRSSREEAALKNLIAGAEENT, from the coding sequence ATGAACCCTATGCCAGCGCTCGAACCCGCGCTCAAGCAACTCCGTCTCTCCGGCATCCTGGATTCCATGGAGGTCCGCAACAAACAAGCCATCGAGGACGGCCTGTCACACGTGGAGTTCCTGGCCATGCTGATCCAGGACGAGGTGGCCCGCCGGGAACAGAAGAAGTTCTCACTGCGTGTCCGCCGTGCCGGTTTTCGCAGCGAAAAGACCTTGGAAAGCTTCGACTTCAGCTACAATCCGTCCGTCAATAAGGCGCTGATCCTGGACTTGGCCACCTGCCGCTTTCTGGAGGAAAAGGCCCCGGTGCTCATCGTCGGTCCCTGCGGCACTGGCAAGAGCCATACCGCCCAGGCCCTTGGCCATGCCGCCGCCAGAAACGGCTACGAGGTGCTCTTTACGCCTATCGGCAAGCTCCTGGGGATGCTCCAAGCGGCTAAGGCGACCAACACCTATGACAGAAAATTGTCCACCCTGGCCAAGACGGACCTGCTCATCATCGACGACTTCGGTTTGAAACCCTTTAAATCCTCTGAGGATGAGGATTTTCACGACCTGATCGCCGAGCGCTATGAGCGCTGCGCAACGGTCATCACCAGCAACCTGGACTTCGCCGAATGGGGGGAGGCTTTCAACAATAAACTGCTGGGGGCGGCGACCTTGGACCGGATTAGGCATGGAGCCTACAAGGTCATTCTTGAAGGAAGGAGCTATCGAAGCTCCCGAGAGGAAGCGGCGCTCAAAAACCTCATTGCCGGTGCGGAGGAAAACACCTAA
- a CDS encoding helix-turn-helix domain-containing protein, translated as MKRKAEVITRYHVFVSYSIHKQGKSMRKITTGKCSICKNPTYCYSRDGLFFCLNCYSERFTKIEGSCFRCSDSVEKDENNNLQILCAKCKKNVDEANSLVVKIEMHFSCVTNQKKYAPKTIYINPKEIHWVNPRSLFSDELPPGYYVKKNDQSEENISSSKDILGESSGYYANIREAGYTSNPFEVESTNLFKPSPSPASSTDYHQYQNVNPGKTIPFITAALLRGKRESEHMTQKQFAKKLGVSQSAISYLEREVRSFSKKMATTIAQYLNK; from the coding sequence TTGAAACGCAAAGCGGAAGTGATTACTAGATATCATGTATTTGTTTCTTATTCAATCCATAAACAAGGAAAATCTATGCGAAAAATTACTACTGGAAAATGTTCAATCTGCAAGAACCCTACTTATTGCTACAGCAGGGATGGTTTGTTTTTTTGTTTAAATTGCTACTCAGAAAGATTTACCAAAATAGAAGGTTCGTGCTTTCGCTGCAGTGATTCAGTCGAAAAAGACGAGAACAACAATTTACAAATACTTTGCGCGAAATGCAAAAAAAATGTTGATGAAGCTAATTCCTTGGTGGTTAAAATTGAAATGCACTTCTCCTGTGTGACCAATCAAAAAAAATATGCTCCCAAAACTATCTACATCAACCCGAAAGAAATACATTGGGTCAATCCTAGATCTCTGTTCTCTGATGAATTACCGCCTGGGTACTATGTAAAAAAGAATGATCAATCTGAAGAAAATATATCTTCATCAAAAGATATTCTCGGCGAAAGCAGTGGCTACTATGCAAACATTCGAGAGGCTGGATACACGTCAAATCCCTTCGAGGTAGAATCAACCAATCTTTTTAAACCATCTCCTTCCCCTGCTTCAAGCACAGACTACCATCAATATCAAAACGTTAACCCTGGCAAGACAATTCCATTCATCACCGCTGCTTTGCTGAGGGGGAAAAGAGAATCTGAACATATGACACAAAAACAATTCGCAAAAAAATTAGGAGTTTCGCAATCAGCAATATCGTATTTAGAGCGCGAAGTAAGATCATTTAGCAAAAAAATGGCGACAACAATTGCACAATATCTCAATAAATAA
- a CDS encoding ester cyclase: MTPKNLSDIYLSYITCLNMHDLPNLKKFVHEDVLYNGQMLGFSGYRGMLERNFHEIPDLYFDIQLLISDPPFIASRIKFDCRPKATFLGLLIDGKKVVFTENVFYEFRQDKIGQVWSVIDKAALEAQL, encoded by the coding sequence ATGACCCCAAAAAACCTTTCCGATATCTACCTCAGCTACATTACATGCCTTAATATGCACGACTTGCCGAATTTAAAAAAGTTCGTTCATGAAGATGTACTCTACAATGGTCAGATGCTTGGATTTTCCGGCTATCGCGGAATGTTGGAAAGAAATTTTCATGAAATTCCAGATCTCTATTTCGACATTCAGCTGCTCATTTCTGATCCACCCTTTATAGCGAGCCGAATCAAATTTGATTGCAGGCCTAAGGCAACCTTCCTGGGACTTTTGATTGACGGCAAAAAGGTCGTTTTTACCGAGAATGTATTCTATGAGTTCAGGCAGGACAAGATCGGACAGGTATGGTCAGTCATAGACAAGGCGGCTCTCGAAGCGCAGCTTTAG
- a CDS encoding VOC family protein produces MVKQEMITICLWYDRDAEDAARFYSKTFPDSSVGAVHLAPGDYPSGKKGDVLTVEFTVMGIPCLGLNGGPEVKHNVAFSFQVATADQAETDYYWNAIVSNGGEESVCGWCKDKWGLSWQITPLALTRAITDPDTAAAKRAFDAMMQMKKIDIAAIETARRG; encoded by the coding sequence ATGGTAAAGCAAGAAATGATCACGATTTGCCTTTGGTACGACCGCGACGCAGAGGATGCAGCGCGATTTTACTCCAAGACCTTTCCTGATTCATCTGTTGGCGCCGTGCATCTCGCGCCGGGAGATTATCCGTCTGGAAAGAAAGGGGATGTGTTGACGGTCGAGTTTACCGTGATGGGAATACCCTGCCTTGGACTCAATGGCGGACCCGAGGTCAAGCACAACGTGGCATTCTCGTTTCAGGTCGCAACCGCTGACCAAGCCGAAACGGATTATTACTGGAATGCCATTGTCAGCAACGGCGGCGAAGAAAGTGTCTGCGGCTGGTGCAAGGACAAATGGGGCCTGTCCTGGCAGATTACGCCGTTGGCTCTGACGCGGGCGATAACCGATCCCGATACCGCTGCCGCCAAACGCGCGTTTGATGCGATGATGCAGATGAAAAAGATCGATATCGCTGCAATAGAAACGGCGCGCCGCGGTTGA
- a CDS encoding DUF488 domain-containing protein, which yields MFKIKRIYMEKAQDDGKRYLVDRIWPRGLRKEKAGVDEWLKDVAPSNALRAWFHHDPDRWKEFQERYREELTDPERLSLVQRLRDEAKYSNVTLLFSAKDLEHNNAISLKSILEDQSFPLSLAMPG from the coding sequence ATGTTTAAAATAAAAAGGATATATATGGAAAAAGCACAGGATGACGGGAAGCGATATCTCGTTGACCGCATCTGGCCACGCGGATTGAGAAAAGAAAAAGCTGGCGTCGACGAATGGCTCAAGGATGTAGCCCCAAGCAACGCGCTGCGCGCATGGTTTCATCATGATCCTGACCGGTGGAAAGAATTTCAGGAGCGTTATAGAGAGGAGCTGACTGATCCAGAGAGGCTGTCTCTCGTCCAACGACTCCGAGACGAAGCGAAATATTCCAACGTGACATTATTGTTTTCCGCTAAAGATTTAGAACACAATAATGCCATATCCTTAAAAAGTATTTTAGAAGATCAATCCTTTCCTTTGTCCTTGGCTATGCCCGGTTAG
- a CDS encoding cyclase family protein, with protein MGKIGRSISAAVLVTCIFLITAPYCMAAGGISLEDAWNVIKEKKFVDLTHAFEPGIPHWKGFPDEKLETLYWYEPGVGKLGAGFYAQAFTHVGQWGTHVDPPAHFVKGLRTVDQIDVKEMILPLVVIDVHEAVAKNPDYTLSMDDIKNWEKNHGQIPEGAFVAMRTDWSKRWPGMDAMQNKDANGIAHYPGWSMETLKYLYENCKITASGHETTDTDPGVATSKDDYSLETYILKSNHYQIELLTHLDKVPEAGALVVASFPKPKGGSGFPARVFAILP; from the coding sequence ATGGGAAAAATTGGAAGATCTATAAGCGCAGCTGTCTTGGTGACGTGTATATTTTTAATAACAGCGCCATATTGCATGGCGGCGGGTGGAATTTCTCTTGAAGATGCATGGAATGTTATCAAGGAAAAAAAGTTCGTCGATCTTACCCATGCTTTCGAACCGGGTATTCCACATTGGAAAGGGTTCCCCGATGAGAAGTTGGAGACTTTGTATTGGTATGAACCAGGGGTTGGGAAATTAGGAGCCGGATTTTATGCTCAAGCCTTCACGCATGTAGGACAGTGGGGTACTCATGTCGATCCGCCTGCACATTTTGTAAAGGGCCTGCGTACTGTAGATCAGATTGATGTGAAGGAAATGATCCTTCCGTTGGTTGTGATTGATGTTCATGAGGCTGTGGCGAAAAATCCTGATTATACCCTCTCGATGGATGATATCAAAAATTGGGAAAAGAATCATGGTCAGATACCTGAAGGGGCATTTGTTGCCATGCGAACCGACTGGTCTAAACGTTGGCCTGGTATGGATGCGATGCAGAATAAAGATGCTAACGGAATCGCCCATTACCCCGGTTGGAGCATGGAGACCCTGAAATATCTCTACGAGAATTGTAAGATAACCGCATCTGGTCACGAGACAACCGATACGGATCCTGGTGTAGCTACTTCTAAGGATGATTATTCTCTGGAAACCTACATATTGAAGAGCAATCACTATCAAATTGAACTTTTGACGCATTTGGATAAAGTGCCTGAAGCGGGTGCGTTGGTCGTAGCAAGTTTCCCAAAGCCAAAGGGGGGATCGGGATTTCCTGCCCGGGTATTTGCCATCCTTCCTTAA
- a CDS encoding B12-binding domain-containing radical SAM protein — protein sequence MKVILVYPVYPDTFWSFKHILSFISRKAAFPPLGLLTVAAMLPATWEKRLVDANVAPLRDEDLAWADMVFLSAMAVQEAGAREVIARSRALGKRVVAGGPAFTAQPERYEGVDHFVLGEAETTLPPFLEDLARGAPKPLYAATDRPDIVNTPIPQWDLIDFRDYVTLSVQYSRGCPFDCEFCDIVVLNGHRPRVKAAGQMLLEIGSLYDAGWRGPVFIVDDNFIGNIASVKQFLPRLIDWQVPHGYPFKFMTEASINLAQDRELVRLLRDANFHKIFIGIETPSTDSLRECGKKQNMAANFSQAIKTLHQNGLQVMGGFIVGFDSDTEGIFEQQINFIQKIGVVTAMVGILSAMPKTRLWRRLKAENRLLGEATGENTDGSLNFIPVMRREILIDGYKRILANIYSPEYYYERINVFLKNYTPTARGRLAWNDVRAFLKSLWSIGVLSKARFVYWKLLVKTALTKRKALPVAVELAILGRHFQLVAKRALQATDAWADASLDNSARH from the coding sequence ATGAAAGTCATCCTGGTTTATCCGGTCTATCCGGACACCTTCTGGAGTTTCAAGCACATCCTGTCCTTTATTTCCCGAAAAGCGGCCTTTCCTCCGTTGGGCCTTCTTACCGTGGCGGCCATGTTGCCGGCAACGTGGGAAAAGCGTCTCGTAGACGCCAATGTCGCGCCTCTTCGCGACGAGGACTTGGCCTGGGCGGATATGGTGTTTTTAAGCGCCATGGCCGTGCAGGAAGCCGGGGCACGGGAAGTCATCGCCCGCAGCCGGGCCCTGGGGAAACGGGTGGTGGCCGGAGGGCCGGCCTTTACCGCCCAGCCCGAGCGGTACGAGGGCGTGGATCACTTCGTTCTCGGCGAGGCCGAAACGACGTTGCCGCCCTTTCTCGAAGATCTGGCGCGCGGCGCTCCCAAACCCCTCTATGCCGCCACCGACCGGCCGGACATCGTCAATACCCCGATACCACAATGGGATCTGATCGATTTTCGGGATTACGTCACCCTGTCCGTGCAATACTCGCGCGGCTGCCCGTTTGATTGCGAATTCTGCGACATCGTCGTCCTGAACGGACACCGCCCCCGGGTGAAGGCCGCCGGCCAGATGCTCCTTGAGATCGGAAGCCTTTACGATGCCGGCTGGCGCGGGCCGGTCTTCATCGTGGACGACAACTTCATCGGCAACATCGCGTCGGTGAAACAGTTTCTTCCCCGGCTCATCGACTGGCAGGTGCCCCACGGCTACCCCTTCAAATTCATGACCGAGGCGAGCATCAACCTGGCCCAGGACCGCGAACTGGTGCGCTTGTTGCGCGATGCCAATTTTCATAAGATTTTCATCGGTATCGAAACGCCCTCCACGGACAGCCTGAGGGAGTGCGGCAAAAAGCAGAACATGGCCGCCAATTTTTCCCAAGCGATCAAGACGCTGCATCAAAACGGCCTGCAGGTCATGGGCGGATTCATCGTTGGTTTCGATAGCGACACCGAAGGAATTTTTGAACAGCAAATCAATTTTATCCAAAAAATTGGCGTGGTGACGGCCATGGTGGGCATTCTTTCCGCCATGCCAAAGACGCGTCTGTGGCGGCGCCTCAAGGCGGAAAACAGGCTTCTTGGCGAGGCAACCGGCGAAAATACGGATGGAAGCCTGAACTTTATTCCAGTGATGCGCCGCGAAATCCTTATCGACGGCTACAAGCGCATCCTTGCAAATATCTACAGTCCCGAATACTACTACGAACGCATCAACGTCTTCCTTAAAAATTACACCCCGACCGCCCGGGGTCGATTGGCCTGGAACGATGTTCGGGCCTTTCTCAAAAGCCTGTGGAGTATCGGCGTCCTGTCCAAGGCGCGATTCGTCTATTGGAAACTCCTCGTCAAGACAGCCCTGACCAAGCGCAAGGCGCTGCCCGTGGCCGTGGAGCTGGCCATCCTCGGCCGGCATTTCCAACTGGTTGCCAAACGTGCCCTGCAGGCCACGGATGCATGGGCCGATGCCTCCCTGGACAATTCCGCCCGTCATTGA